A single region of the Azotosporobacter soli genome encodes:
- a CDS encoding exopolyphosphatase yields MFDLSKKYRLVTRSDFDGLVCAVLLNEMNLIDEIKFAHPKDMQDGKVEITERDITTNLPYVDTAGLAFDHHLSETIRVGWGKQNHVIDGVAPSAARVVYKYFGGKERFAAIPEEMMLAVDKADAAQFSVEDILDPRGWDLLSFIMDARTGLGRFKDFRVSNYQLMMDLIAYCKNHTIQEILRLPDVKERTDMYFLHEKDFKDQIKRCATVHDHIVVLHLKEEEPIYTGNRFMIYALFPESQISIHEIWGLNRQNTVFTVGKSIVNRASQTNIGKLMLSYGGGGHPNAGTCQIENDKADQVLAELLQKL; encoded by the coding sequence ATGTTTGATTTAAGCAAGAAGTATCGCTTGGTGACGCGCAGTGATTTTGACGGATTGGTATGCGCCGTGCTGCTGAATGAAATGAATCTGATCGATGAGATAAAATTTGCGCATCCGAAAGATATGCAGGACGGCAAGGTCGAGATCACCGAACGCGACATTACAACGAATCTTCCCTATGTCGACACGGCCGGACTCGCTTTCGACCATCATTTGAGCGAGACGATCCGCGTGGGCTGGGGCAAGCAGAATCACGTCATCGACGGTGTCGCGCCTTCGGCGGCGCGCGTCGTCTATAAATATTTCGGCGGCAAGGAACGATTTGCCGCTATTCCGGAGGAGATGATGCTGGCGGTCGACAAGGCCGACGCGGCGCAATTCTCGGTGGAAGACATCCTCGATCCGCGCGGTTGGGACTTGCTCAGCTTCATCATGGATGCGAGGACAGGACTCGGACGCTTTAAAGATTTCAGAGTTTCCAATTATCAGTTGATGATGGATCTGATCGCCTATTGCAAGAATCATACGATCCAGGAAATTCTCCGCCTGCCGGACGTAAAAGAACGGACCGACATGTACTTCCTGCATGAAAAAGATTTCAAAGACCAAATCAAGCGCTGCGCAACGGTGCATGATCATATTGTCGTGCTGCACTTGAAGGAGGAAGAGCCGATTTATACCGGAAACCGCTTTATGATCTATGCGCTGTTTCCGGAGAGCCAGATCTCGATTCATGAAATCTGGGGCTTGAACCGACAAAATACTGTGTTTACGGTCGGGAAATCGATCGTGAACCGTGCATCGCAAACGAATATCGGCAAGCTGATGCTGAGCTACGGCGGCGGTGGGCATCCGAACGCCGGTACCTGCCAGATCGAGAACGACAAAGCGGATCAGGTCCTGGCTGAGCTACTGCAAAAGCTGTGA